In the uncultured Methanobacterium sp. genome, one interval contains:
- a CDS encoding PAS domain S-box protein: MGKKSVNSEDVIGAFIDSSPIPQFIINPDHRIIFWNRALEKYTGIKSSEVMGTNKHQKVLYHAQKPLMADLLVDGDLEGIEKWYKGCKKSRYVDNAFVAEEFFPHVGENGVWLYFTAAELKDEEGKVIGVLETLEDISQRKNVELSLQNAKKEWEVTFDALPDLIALLDDDHNIKKVNLAMAQALNMKPEELIGNKCYSLVHDTDKPPSYCPHAKLLQDCQQHCEEAFVDSFHGDFEITVSPIMDNDQLRGSVHVAHDVTQRRKMESALRESEKKYRTLFENMLEGFAYCKMLFDDEGHPIDWIYIDVNPSFYELTGLGDVEGKKVTEAIPGIIEAQSELFELYGRVTLSGEPEIIEVYFKPLKIWLNISVFSPAREYFVAVFENITQRKNAEIALTESEEKYRLISENTGDVIWLMDLNSQKFTYISPSVYKLRGYTAEEVLDQSMEDILTPESYQYLLKKLPQKILAYRSGDESMKLQTFRVDQVCKDGRTVPTEVVANILTDETGNITGLLAVSRDITKRVEMEEEIQRSLQEKEMLLKEIHHRVKNNLMIIASLLNLQSRYIKDKKALSIFKESQSRANSMALIHEKLYRSTDLKRINFGEYIRTLSTDLFRTYVGDPSRVRLNIDVEDVMLDINTSIPLGLILNELVSNSLKHAFPDENTGEINVVFALTDDEYQLKVSDTGIGFPADLDYHNTDSLGMQLVNNLTGQIDGKLELDTTKGTEFSIKFKERKYGK, encoded by the coding sequence ATGGGAAAAAAGAGTGTTAACTCGGAAGATGTTATTGGTGCTTTTATTGATAGTTCTCCCATCCCTCAGTTCATCATTAACCCCGATCACCGGATTATTTTTTGGAACAGGGCCCTGGAAAAATACACCGGTATCAAGTCCAGTGAAGTAATGGGAACAAACAAACACCAAAAAGTGTTGTACCATGCCCAAAAACCTTTAATGGCCGATCTGTTAGTAGATGGTGATCTGGAAGGAATCGAAAAATGGTACAAGGGCTGTAAAAAATCCAGATATGTGGATAATGCCTTTGTAGCCGAGGAATTCTTTCCCCATGTTGGTGAAAATGGGGTGTGGCTTTACTTCACAGCTGCTGAACTCAAGGACGAGGAAGGAAAAGTCATTGGAGTTTTAGAAACATTAGAGGACATTTCGCAGCGTAAAAATGTGGAGTTAAGTTTGCAAAATGCAAAAAAAGAATGGGAAGTCACCTTTGATGCTTTACCTGATCTGATAGCCCTCCTTGATGATGATCACAACATAAAAAAGGTTAATTTGGCCATGGCCCAGGCTTTAAACATGAAACCAGAGGAACTGATTGGTAATAAATGTTATTCACTGGTCCATGATACTGATAAACCACCATCATACTGCCCCCATGCGAAGCTGCTCCAGGATTGCCAGCAACATTGTGAGGAAGCCTTTGTGGATAGTTTCCACGGAGATTTCGAAATAACGGTTTCACCGATCATGGATAATGATCAGTTAAGGGGCAGTGTACACGTGGCCCACGATGTCACTCAGCGTCGCAAGATGGAATCCGCCCTAAGGGAAAGTGAGAAAAAATACCGAACCCTCTTTGAAAACATGCTGGAAGGATTTGCCTATTGTAAAATGTTATTTGATGATGAAGGCCATCCCATTGACTGGATATACATCGATGTAAACCCCTCCTTTTATGAACTCACTGGATTGGGAGATGTCGAAGGAAAAAAAGTTACAGAAGCCATTCCTGGAATTATAGAGGCACAATCAGAACTATTTGAATTGTATGGTAGGGTCACCCTGAGTGGGGAACCAGAAATTATTGAAGTCTATTTCAAACCCCTTAAAATCTGGCTAAATATATCGGTATTCAGCCCCGCCAGGGAATACTTTGTGGCAGTTTTTGAAAATATAACTCAACGCAAAAACGCAGAAATAGCTTTAACTGAAAGTGAAGAGAAGTACCGTCTTATTTCAGAGAACACCGGTGACGTGATCTGGTTAATGGATCTGAACTCCCAAAAATTTACCTACATAAGTCCGTCAGTCTACAAATTAAGGGGTTACACTGCAGAAGAGGTTTTAGATCAGTCTATGGAGGATATTTTAACCCCAGAATCTTATCAGTATCTCCTGAAAAAGTTACCCCAAAAAATCCTGGCCTACCGCTCGGGGGATGAATCTATGAAATTACAGACCTTCCGGGTTGACCAGGTTTGCAAGGATGGCCGTACAGTTCCTACTGAGGTGGTGGCCAACATCCTCACTGATGAAACTGGAAATATTACTGGCTTACTGGCGGTGAGTAGAGATATCACCAAAAGGGTGGAAATGGAAGAGGAAATCCAAAGATCATTACAGGAAAAGGAAATGCTTCTTAAGGAGATCCACCACCGGGTTAAAAACAATTTGATGATCATTGCCAGCCTCCTGAACCTCCAGTCAAGGTACATAAAGGATAAAAAGGCCCTGAGCATTTTCAAGGAGAGTCAGAGCAGGGCCAACTCAATGGCCCTCATCCACGAGAAACTGTACCGTTCCACGGACTTAAAAAGGATCAACTTCGGCGAATACATTAGAACACTTTCCACCGATCTTTTCCGCACTTATGTGGGTGATCCCAGTAGAGTGAGGCTGAACATCGATGTGGAGGATGTCATGCTGGACATCAACACCTCCATCCCTCTGGGCCTGATCCTCAATGAACTAGTATCAAACTCACTCAAACACGCATTCCCTGATGAAAATACCGGTGAAATAAATGTTGTTTTCGCCTTAACTGATGATGAGTACCAATTAAAGGTTAGTGATACGGGGATTGGATTCCCTGCAGATCTGGACTATCATAACACAGATTCACTTGGAATGCAACTGGTTAATAATTTAACTGGTCAAATTGATGGGAAGTTGGAATTAGACACCACCAAAGGAACTGAATTCAGTATTAAATTTAAAGAAAGAAAATACGGTAAATAA
- a CDS encoding histidine kinase dimerization/phosphoacceptor domain -containing protein, protein MDISNNSREQLLAELETSREQISILKEENQRLKNDKKRLNYSYEGFLSQTALDFLELPLKQDIYQFIAGKIGKLIGEGFVIISIYNPDLEILKIKCIDGDAKKIQIIRDTFPEEDLHDFEVQWNDLSQNGRESLSKNQLYPVEGGLFEVMGGQLPREDCHNLEEKLNIVEIYAIGFKWEDRLYGTASIFLSNEVSSEDSGAIQTMVNLAAVALKNRTAEEALRVSEERFRKLFNNANDSIFLHKLTKDGISGKFVEINSVASHILGYTHDELLEMSPKDIEDIESFKESNHTRDIYKKDKITFETALISKGGVKIPVEINTHIFTLNHDKLSLSIARDITERKKMEKEIQVSLEEKEMLLREIHHRVKNNLMIISSLLNLQSRYIKDKEVLDVFKDSQNRARSMALIHDRLYQSSHLKSIDIGDYIQTLAGDLFRTYVTDSERISLNFDVEDVMIDINTMIPLGLIVNELLSNCLKHAFPDERSGQIDIAFHYNPPKYRLTVTDNGVGFPENIDYRKTKSLGLRLVNILTDQIDGTMEFNGENGTQFGIEFEEKKYVYK, encoded by the coding sequence ATGGATATTTCCAATAACTCCAGAGAACAACTTTTAGCTGAGTTAGAAACCTCACGTGAACAAATTTCCATACTGAAAGAGGAAAATCAAAGGCTCAAAAACGATAAAAAAAGACTAAATTATTCTTATGAGGGGTTTCTATCACAAACTGCCCTTGATTTTCTAGAATTACCCTTAAAACAGGATATCTACCAGTTCATTGCCGGGAAAATAGGGAAACTAATTGGTGAAGGTTTTGTAATTATATCCATCTATAACCCTGATTTGGAGATTCTTAAAATAAAATGCATAGATGGGGATGCAAAAAAGATCCAAATCATCAGGGATACATTCCCTGAAGAAGATCTACACGACTTTGAGGTTCAATGGAATGATCTATCTCAAAATGGTAGGGAATCCCTTTCAAAAAATCAGTTGTACCCGGTTGAGGGTGGCCTTTTTGAGGTTATGGGTGGGCAGCTGCCCAGAGAAGATTGCCACAACCTGGAAGAAAAATTAAATATTGTTGAAATTTATGCTATTGGATTTAAATGGGAGGATAGGCTTTATGGCACTGCCAGTATCTTCTTGAGCAATGAAGTGTCATCGGAAGATTCCGGTGCAATTCAGACCATGGTGAACCTGGCAGCAGTGGCACTGAAAAATAGAACTGCTGAGGAGGCATTACGTGTTAGTGAAGAAAGATTCCGTAAGCTCTTTAACAATGCTAACGATTCTATTTTCCTGCACAAACTCACCAAAGATGGAATTTCTGGAAAATTTGTTGAGATCAACAGTGTGGCCAGCCATATATTGGGTTACACCCATGATGAACTTCTGGAAATGTCACCTAAAGATATTGAGGATATTGAATCATTCAAGGAATCCAACCATACAAGAGATATCTATAAAAAGGATAAAATCACCTTTGAAACTGCCCTCATATCCAAGGGTGGTGTTAAAATACCAGTGGAGATCAACACTCATATTTTCACCTTGAACCATGATAAATTATCTTTATCCATTGCCAGGGATATAACTGAACGTAAGAAAATGGAAAAAGAGATTCAGGTCTCTCTTGAAGAAAAGGAAATGCTTTTAAGGGAAATCCATCACCGGGTTAAAAATAATCTGATGATCATCTCCAGTCTTTTGAACTTACAATCCCGTTATATTAAGGATAAAGAAGTTTTAGATGTTTTCAAAGATAGTCAGAACCGTGCCAGGTCAATGGCACTTATCCATGACAGGTTATATCAATCCAGCCATCTTAAAAGTATAGATATCGGGGATTACATCCAAACGCTGGCTGGCGATCTTTTCCGGACTTATGTCACCGATTCTGAACGGATAAGTCTTAACTTTGATGTTGAAGATGTAATGATTGATATTAACACCATGATCCCGCTGGGGCTTATTGTAAATGAACTTTTATCAAACTGTCTGAAACATGCATTTCCAGATGAAAGATCCGGTCAAATAGATATAGCCTTCCATTATAACCCTCCAAAATATCGGCTAACAGTTACAGATAACGGAGTAGGGTTCCCGGAAAATATTGACTATAGAAAAACTAAATCACTGGGTTTACGTTTGGTGAATATTTTAACTGATCAGATTGATGGAACCATGGAGTTTAATGGGGAAAATGGCACACAATTTGGTATTGAGTTTGAAGAAAAAAAATATGTATACAAGTAG
- a CDS encoding TIGR00288 family NYN domain-containing protein, with amino-acid sequence MRSFEKLTSYIPLRKSESGGSKNIGLLVDGPNMLRKEFSLNLDLVREIIAEYGNMRVGKVLLNQYASDKLIEAIVNQGFTPIVVAGDTDVYMAVEAMELIYNPNIDVVALMTRDADFLPIINKAKENGKETIVIGAEPGFSAALQNSADDAIVLKAESNKKYSKDD; translated from the coding sequence ATGCGAAGTTTTGAGAAATTAACTTCTTACATCCCACTTAGAAAGTCGGAATCAGGAGGATCTAAAAATATAGGACTTCTGGTAGACGGACCTAACATGCTGAGGAAAGAATTCAGCCTTAATTTGGATCTTGTAAGGGAAATAATAGCTGAATATGGTAATATGAGGGTGGGTAAAGTTCTTTTGAACCAGTATGCCTCAGATAAACTCATTGAAGCCATAGTAAATCAGGGATTCACCCCCATTGTGGTGGCTGGAGACACCGATGTTTACATGGCAGTTGAGGCCATGGAACTTATTTACAATCCCAATATTGATGTAGTAGCACTTATGACAAGGGATGCTGATTTTTTACCTATTATCAATAAAGCAAAAGAAAATGGGAAAGAAACCATAGTTATTGGAGCTGAACCTGGTTTCAGTGCAGCCCTGCAAAACTCGGCAGATGATGCCATAGTACTGAAGG
- a CDS encoding type II CAAX endopeptidase family protein has translation MENYLDMAHEGKNNLWRYILGIFIILMVFYGYGIIVPESVDAWGPLVNYLIQDFSYILYFLAVVLVVKFIHKRSFKSLVTPKKSLNWELVGIGFTIYFVLMFLFSLLPQYLADPSSLSLNPNLWGFLVFLPFLLILVPIQTTSEELFFRGYLLQATGFLSRNFLLLAILNGILFMLPHLANPEVAQAPLTAIIDWVVFGFVMAYLTLKSGTLEMAIAAHASNNLFITVVSNYQGSVFSTPSLLVTSTSEATTAADGDLVFLLISLLTTVLIPVLYYLLMFKIPQIKKYRDRG, from the coding sequence ATGGAAAATTATTTAGATATGGCTCATGAGGGAAAGAATAATCTGTGGAGATATATTCTGGGAATATTCATAATATTAATGGTCTTTTATGGCTATGGCATAATCGTACCTGAGTCGGTGGATGCCTGGGGTCCCCTGGTGAACTATCTTATCCAGGATTTTTCCTATATCCTTTACTTCCTGGCAGTGGTCTTGGTCGTAAAGTTTATTCACAAAAGATCATTTAAATCTCTAGTAACTCCTAAAAAATCATTAAACTGGGAACTAGTGGGGATAGGATTTACCATATACTTTGTTTTAATGTTCCTGTTTTCATTACTGCCCCAGTACCTAGCAGATCCTTCATCACTCTCATTGAACCCGAATCTCTGGGGATTTCTGGTTTTCTTACCATTTCTACTGATTCTGGTACCTATCCAGACCACCTCGGAGGAACTTTTCTTCAGGGGATACCTGCTTCAGGCAACAGGATTTTTAAGCAGAAATTTCCTTCTTCTGGCTATTTTAAATGGGATACTATTCATGTTGCCCCATCTTGCCAATCCGGAAGTTGCACAGGCCCCATTAACTGCCATCATAGACTGGGTAGTGTTTGGGTTTGTAATGGCCTACCTTACCCTTAAAAGTGGCACCCTTGAAATGGCAATAGCAGCCCATGCATCAAACAACTTATTCATAACCGTAGTATCCAACTATCAGGGTTCAGTATTTAGCACACCTTCTCTTCTGGTCACCAGCACCAGCGAAGCTACCACTGCTGCAGATGGTGACCTGGTCTTCCTTTTAATATCCCTCTTAACCACAGTTCTCATACCCGTGCTTTACTACCTTTTAATGTTCAAGATACCTCAAATCAAGAAATACAGGGATCGGGGTTGA